One Cucurbita pepo subsp. pepo cultivar mu-cu-16 chromosome LG07, ASM280686v2, whole genome shotgun sequence genomic region harbors:
- the LOC111798845 gene encoding DEAD-box ATP-dependent RNA helicase 56-like isoform X2 — protein sequence MGETRDNEYEEELLDYEEEEEKAPDSVGAKVNGEAGKKGYVGIHSSGFRDFLLKPELLRAIVDSGFEHPSEVQHECIPQAILGMDVICQAKSGMGKTAVFVLSTLQQIDPVAGQVSALVLCHTRELAYQICHEFERFSTYLPDLKVAVFYGGVNIKIHKDLLKNECPHIVVGTPGRILALTRDKDLSLKNVRHFILDECDKMLESLDMRRDVQEIFKMTPHDKQVMMFSATLSKEIRPVCKKFMQDPMEIYVDDEAKLTLHGLVQHYIKLSEMEKNRKLNDLLDALDFNQVVIFVKSVSRAAELDKLLVECNFPSICIHSGMSQEERLTRYKGFKEGHKRILVATDLVGRGIDIERVNIVINYDMPDSADTYLHRVGRAGRFGTKGLAITFVSSAADSDVLNNVQERFEVDIKELPEQIDTSTYMPS from the exons ATGGGAGAAACAAGAGACAACGAATATGAGGAAGAGCTCCTCGACtatgaggaagaggaagagaaggcACCCGATTCCGTTGGAGCTAAAGTCAACGgtgaagctggaaagaa GGGTTATGTTGGAATTCACAGTTCGGGATTCAGAGACTTCCTATTGAAGCCGGAGCTTCTCCGTGCTATTGTGGACTCGGGATTTGAGCATCCATCTGAAg TGCAACACGAATGTATTCCCCAAGCTATCCTCGGCATGGATGTTATTTGTCAAGCTAAATCTGGTATGGGTAAAACTGCTGTTTTTGTTCTGTCAACACTGCAGCAGATTGACCCTGTTGCTGGCCAAGTTTCTGCCCTAGTTCTGTGCCATACTAGGGAGCTTGCGTACCAG ATCTGTCATGAGTTCGAAAGGTTCAGCACTTATCTTCCCGATCTGAAAGTTGCAGTCTTCTATGGTGGagtgaatattaaaattcacAAAGATCTTCTGAAGAACGAATGCCCTCATATTGTTGTTGGAACACCGGGAAGGATATTGGCATTGACAAGAGATAAGGACCTTTCCCTGAAGAATGTGCGGCATTTTATCTTGGATGAATGTGACAAGATGCTTGAGTCACTTg ATATGCGGAGGGATGTACAGGAAATCTTCAAGATGACTCCTCATGACAAACAAGTTATGATGTTTTCGGCGACACTGAGCAAAGAAATCCGCCCAGTTTGCAAGAAGTTTATGCAAGAT CCAATGGAAATATATGTCGATGACGAGGCAAAGTTGACATTGCATGGTCTTGTCCAG CACTACATCAAACTGAGCGAGATGGAGAAAAATCGGAAGTTGAACGACCTCCTTGATGCATTGGACTTCAATCAAGtggttatttttgttaaaagtgTTAGTAGGGCAGCTGAGCTGGATAAGTTATTGGTGGAGTGTAATTTTCCATCTATATGTATCCATTCTGGCATGTCTCAGGAAGAGAG GTTGACTCGTTACAAGGGTTTTAAGGAAGGACATAAGCGGATTCTTGTGGCAACAGATTTGGTTGGTCGAGGAATTGACATTGAACGTGTAAACATTGTCATCAACTATGACATGCCAGATTCTGCTGATACTTACCTGCACAGG GTTGGCAGAGCTGGAAGATTTGGCACCAAAGGGCTTGCAATTACTTTTGTATCATCTGCAGCTGATTCTGATGTTCTCAACAAT GTTCAAGAAAGGTTCGAAGTAGATATTAAGGAGCTTCCAGAGCAGATTGATACATCCACATACA TGCCATCATAG
- the LOC111798845 gene encoding DEAD-box ATP-dependent RNA helicase 56-like isoform X1 yields the protein MGETRDNEYEEELLDYEEEEEKAPDSVGAKVNGEAGKKGYVGIHSSGFRDFLLKPELLRAIVDSGFEHPSEVQHECIPQAILGMDVICQAKSGMGKTAVFVLSTLQQIDPVAGQVSALVLCHTRELAYQICHEFERFSTYLPDLKVAVFYGGVNIKIHKDLLKNECPHIVVGTPGRILALTRDKDLSLKNVRHFILDECDKMLESLDMRRDVQEIFKMTPHDKQVMMFSATLSKEIRPVCKKFMQDPMEIYVDDEAKLTLHGLVQHYIKLSEMEKNRKLNDLLDALDFNQVVIFVKSVSRAAELDKLLVECNFPSICIHSGMSQEERLTRYKGFKEGHKRILVATDLVGRGIDIERVNIVINYDMPDSADTYLHRVTWIIPMYFVSHYTIYIGLPKCVYFVFLQKSYRLAELEDLAPKGLQLLLYHLQLILMFSTMFKKGSK from the exons ATGGGAGAAACAAGAGACAACGAATATGAGGAAGAGCTCCTCGACtatgaggaagaggaagagaaggcACCCGATTCCGTTGGAGCTAAAGTCAACGgtgaagctggaaagaa GGGTTATGTTGGAATTCACAGTTCGGGATTCAGAGACTTCCTATTGAAGCCGGAGCTTCTCCGTGCTATTGTGGACTCGGGATTTGAGCATCCATCTGAAg TGCAACACGAATGTATTCCCCAAGCTATCCTCGGCATGGATGTTATTTGTCAAGCTAAATCTGGTATGGGTAAAACTGCTGTTTTTGTTCTGTCAACACTGCAGCAGATTGACCCTGTTGCTGGCCAAGTTTCTGCCCTAGTTCTGTGCCATACTAGGGAGCTTGCGTACCAG ATCTGTCATGAGTTCGAAAGGTTCAGCACTTATCTTCCCGATCTGAAAGTTGCAGTCTTCTATGGTGGagtgaatattaaaattcacAAAGATCTTCTGAAGAACGAATGCCCTCATATTGTTGTTGGAACACCGGGAAGGATATTGGCATTGACAAGAGATAAGGACCTTTCCCTGAAGAATGTGCGGCATTTTATCTTGGATGAATGTGACAAGATGCTTGAGTCACTTg ATATGCGGAGGGATGTACAGGAAATCTTCAAGATGACTCCTCATGACAAACAAGTTATGATGTTTTCGGCGACACTGAGCAAAGAAATCCGCCCAGTTTGCAAGAAGTTTATGCAAGAT CCAATGGAAATATATGTCGATGACGAGGCAAAGTTGACATTGCATGGTCTTGTCCAG CACTACATCAAACTGAGCGAGATGGAGAAAAATCGGAAGTTGAACGACCTCCTTGATGCATTGGACTTCAATCAAGtggttatttttgttaaaagtgTTAGTAGGGCAGCTGAGCTGGATAAGTTATTGGTGGAGTGTAATTTTCCATCTATATGTATCCATTCTGGCATGTCTCAGGAAGAGAG GTTGACTCGTTACAAGGGTTTTAAGGAAGGACATAAGCGGATTCTTGTGGCAACAGATTTGGTTGGTCGAGGAATTGACATTGAACGTGTAAACATTGTCATCAACTATGACATGCCAGATTCTGCTGATACTTACCTGCACAGGGTAACGTGGATCATTCCTatgtattttgtttctcattatACCATCTACATTGGGCTTCCAAA GTGTGTATATTTTGTCTTCCTTCAAAAATCTTACAGGTTGGCAGAGCTGGAAGATTTGGCACCAAAGGGCTTGCAATTACTTTTGTATCATCTGCAGCTGATTCTGATGTTCTCAACAAT GTTCAAGAAAGGTTCGAAGTAG